In Leucoraja erinacea ecotype New England chromosome 28, Leri_hhj_1, whole genome shotgun sequence, the following are encoded in one genomic region:
- the traf4a gene encoding TNF receptor-associated factor 4a: MPGYDYKFLEKPKRRFQCPLCNKPMREPVQVSTCGHRFCDTCLQEFLSEGVFKCPEDQLPLDYAKIYPDPELEVLTLALVIRCIHSEEGCRWNGPIKQLQPHLATCPFNVIPCPNRCAVKLSRRDLADHLQHDCPKRRLKCEYCGNDFTGEGYENHQGICPQESVYCENKCGARMMRRLLSQHCLSDCPKRTQPCKFCGKEFVFDTIQNHQYQCPRYPVSCPNQCGVGNVAREDLPHHLKDSCTTAMVLCPFKDAGCKHRCHKMALGRHIDESVKVHLNFMCSLVGRQRQDILELRREVEELSVGSDGVLIWKIADYLRKMQEAKLRNNHEFFSPPFYTHRYGYKLQVSAFLNGNGSGEGTHLSVYIRVLHGEYDNLLEWPFSFKVTFSIMDQSDPSLSKPQHITETFIPDPNWKNFQKPLNSRNSMDESSLGFGYPKFISHEEIKKRNYIRDNSIFIRASVEIPQKIIA, from the exons CAGTGAAGGTGTGTTTAAATGTCCGGAGGATCAGCTGCCACTAGACTACGCCAAG ATCTATCCCGACCCTGAGCTGGAAGTTCTGACCCTTGCCCTCGTCATCCGCTGCATCCACAGTGAGGAGGGATGTCGCTGGAATGGGCCCATCAAACAGCTAcag CCACACCTGGCCACCTGCCCGTTCAACGTCATCCCCTGCCCCAACCGCTGTGCGGTCAAGTTGAGCCGCCGGGACCTGGCCGACCACCTGCAGCACGACTGCCCCAAGCGGCGGCTCAAGTGTGAATACTGTGGCAACGACTTCACTGGAGAGGGGTATGAG AACCACCAGGGCATCTGTCCCCAGGAGAGTGTCTACTGTGAGAACAAGTGTGGAGCCAGGATGATGCGGCGTCTCCTCTCGCAGCACTGCCTCAGCGACTGCCCCAAACGCACGCAGCCATGCAAGTTCTGCGGCAAGGAGTTTGTGTTTGACACCATCCAG AACCACCAGTACCAGTGCCCGCGGTATCCCGTCTCCTGCCCCAATCAGTGTGGGGTCGGCAACGTTGCCCGTGAGGACCTGCCCCACCACCTGAAGGATAGTTGCACCACTGCCATGGTCCTGTGTCCATTCAAAGATGCTGGCTGTAAGCACAGG TGCCACAAGATGGCTTTGGGCCGGCACATTGACGAGAGTGTGAAGGTCCACCTGAACTTCATGTGCAGCCTGGTTGGCCGGCAGAGACAGGACATCCTGGAGCTTCGgcgggaggtggaggaattgtcgGTGGGCAGCGACGGGGTCCTCATCTGGAAAATCGCCGACTACTTGCGCAAGATGCAGGAAGCCAAACTACGCAACAACCACGAGTTCTTCAGCCCTCCCTTCTACACCCATCGTTACGGTTACAAGCTGCAGGTCTCCGCATTCCTCAACGGTAACGGCAGTGGCGAGGGAACGCATCTCTCCGTCTACATCCGTGTCCTACATGGAGAGTATGACAACCTCCTGGAGTGGCCCTTCTCCTTCAAGGTGACCTTCTCCATTATGGACCAGAGTGATCCATCCCTCTCCAAACCCCAACACATCACCGAGACTTTTATCCCAGATCCCAACTGGAAGAACTTCCAGAAGCCCCTGAACTCCAGGAACTCCATGGACGAGAGCAGCCTAGGCTTCGGCTACCCCAAGTTCATCTCTCACGAGGAGATCAAGAAGAGGAACTACATCAGGGACAACTCGATCTTCATCAGAGCTTCAGTGGAGATCCCACAGAAGATTATTGCCTGA